The Syngnathus scovelli strain Florida chromosome 7, RoL_Ssco_1.2, whole genome shotgun sequence DNA window CTGTGTTTTTCACAAGAGCAACAAAGTCACAGAGACAACCCACTCAGGGGTTCCACATGTTGAAGGACGGCGGAAGGAAGGAGGTCTTGATTGTCATTGTTGGCGTTCATTCAATCATTCAAGTTCGATGTGAAAATATACAGTATGAATATTATCAATAGAGTTAGTATTAGGGTTAAGTTTAGGGGTTCCAGTCCAGAACTCGCctgtattgcagtcattgttgagggaatggctgaaaaagaaaagctatTCTACTtcgcctaggtcccggtgcatcctcggcctagtcacctaagctggactaggggatgTGAGTATTATGGGTAAGAATTTCGAGACTGTTCCAGTTTGCCATTTTAAAGTCCAATATTAACGTatgtggtgcaatgtgctgttgcatgagcgaggctacccctcatagaagactgagcctcgattaaggtccttccgctctggaccaccacaccctgcgTGCTTTGTTCCTAGAGTCGGAACTCAGGGGGGCCGCATACTTACCCCCTGAGTtgcattgacccttcgttaacaccgctaggtatccaggtcaagccgctcagggcagaagagctggggatcaatccatgccgatcagagtgagaaccagccgcggtgaaccgctgcctttctcctcccaTCAGGGTCCGAGAGAactggagccagccctgactaaGCAGTGCCTCTCCAGTGCTCTCTCCCGGTTGTACCTACAAAAGTAAGCTTCTTGAGAAATCTTCTTTGTCCCATGACAACGCACGACCTAAGGAGATGCTGGATTCATTCCTTCCACTTGGCTGTGCTTCGTACATCGCTAGGTTCCAGGGAAGGCAAACCTGCCTCCAAAGTACCTAGAAAGAAcagatcagagtgagaaccaaccACAGTGCACCACTGGCTTTCTCCTCCAATCAGggtccaagagcactggagcccctgagcacttgcaccctgagtcaccttgacctttcgttaacaccgctagatcCGTTAGGTCAGGATCAATCCACCctgatcagagtgagaaccagcctacAAAAGTATGCTCCAATCTTCTTGAGCAATCTCCTTTGTCCCATTAGCACCTAAGGAGTTGCTGGATTTAATTCCATCCACTTCCCTGTGCTTCATACACCGCAAGGCCCCAGGGAAGGCCAACCTGTTGTTGTTGCGGTTGTTGCCAGAGGGTCACTATTTCAGAAAGTTCCTACACTCACGGTTTCCATTTATTCAGGTTCCTggtggcgccctcttgtggatcCCTTGTGTCCTATCTGTCATTCTCCCGGCAGTTACTCCAGGTAAATTTGGATATACTTTCAAGCAGCCCTGAGGGTGGCTTTATTGGATTTCCGATTGTTAGTCAAAACCTATTTTAATGTTCACAACCCTGAGTATTGTGTCTTCAAATATGGCTGCGTCCTTTGTCCCTGTTGAGTACAAAAGTTGCTTATCCATTTCACACCATTCACTATCTTATTATTTTACTTATTTTTATCCACTACACTTTTGATCTCATTGATTTTAATGTTCAGctatcaattttattttgataGTTACTGTTTATTGGTATTGTACTTCTACTTTAATTCAAACATCCAATTATCACATTTCATtatattgcactttagttttgaCATTGGGGATTCCACTGGCAGAGTATCCCATTTGATGTGATTCCTTCAGGTCACTAAAATCTTCACAGCATCTTTTATTGGTATCCGCTCTTACCTTATTTTGGGTGTCCCTTACACTCACGGTACCATGATttttccaaaatggccgccacaacGTCCGGTCACCCTCGGGCACCTCCTGGTGGCTATCCCTAGTATTCTGCTTGGtttaccatgcattattatgattgactgattgatttaccatgcattattatGATTGATTAACCATGCAATTACCATGTGTTATTATTCTGTTTAAATTACCatgcattcttcttcttcttcttgacttGACATGTGATATTGtgatttaccatgcattattttgttcaatttaccatgcattattatGAATGATTAACCATGCATTAGTCTTTTTGTTAGATTTACCATGTGTTATTATTCTGTTTAAGTTACCatgcattcttcttcttcttcttgacttAACATGTGATGTTATGATTTACCATGCAATATTATTTGTTCAATCTACCATGCattattatgattgatttcTTATATTTCATTTACTTATTGTTAAATTTACCTTGCATTATTATGATTACATCTGTTGTTTTACCATGTTTatttgaccccaaaaaaaacaataaaatcatAAAGACAATTGGTGTCTTCGTGACTAAGCAAAAGCTATCACCGGAGGAAAGGCACAATTTGAATAGTATGacattgccatctagtggttatTTTTTTCGTGTATAGTTTAAGCAGCACTATGTTACTACACACAGCTCGTTTGATTTCATGAAAGAAGAACCATGGTAGGTCTCTATGGTAGAGAAAGCGCTGTTGATAACATAATGGTCAGAAGGCCTTTGGAAGATAAATGATGACGCCAGCCGGGATTGGAAATGACTCCTCTCTGCAGTGATGGTGGAAAAAACAATCCaacaataaagtggcctgtaccAAGTTATGCCCGCAAATATATGTAAGCTCATGCACTAGAAAGATTATAAAATATTGGTTCGATCCATTGAGTTGATAACAGATTATTTTCTATCATCCTTGACTATTTTTATAAAGTGTCTGtgttaaatcacatttttagtTATCTAGAGAAAAATATGTTGACTTTTATGGAGGATTCCATCAATGGAAAAATAATGGGCAACTAACGCACCACTGAATAGGAAATGAAGCAGGGTGTTTATGATTGTCAGTAGCCAGAAAGAAGTCATTCCACAGGCCAGATGCTGCGTGCATGCGGGCATCGGCCTTCTGCTCCACAAACATTAATAATAACAAGGTGTGGCAGGTTAACCGAGGACCCGCTTCCAACAGGTGTTCCATTTATCAGCTCCATTATGGCTATTTCACGAGTAATTATGCCTCATTGTGTGCGATAGGCCATATTGGGTCTCATTattgtcacggatcggatggaacatgcagcagggcgaccaagtgcagcttggaccagggtttattgagggaaaagggaagtggaaggaggaggcatcgagggaaacagacgtgAACTGgaaaactaataacatgagagactgaccgacagggattgcaaacagaaacagactcgaaacagacaggaaccacaaggacagcaaacgggacgacatcggcgaaccgacagggagtgaggggcagacaggacttatatacccgacaggtaacgagcggcaggtgggaataattacactgatcatgggcacacaggaggggaggggcgagcacacagacacacgaacagaactatgaaacgatcggggacgagtcctgacaaTTATGACTTTCTGAGCATTTATTATTGAATAAATGGTGAGGCTTGGGAGCATGAATGAGAGCGTTAAATCCCTGAATTTTAATAGAATTTTGTAGGATGTAAATGATGCAGTGGATAAGTAGACACAATTTTGTGACCACTTGTAAAAGCTGCGTGACCTCTAAAGTGATAAGAAATGGTGACTAATATTTTAACGCTAGTCAATTTCcaacaaaatttgaaaaaaaataaaaaaaattaaaaaattatatatatatatatatatatatatatatatatatatataataaatacataaaataaataaatatatatatataataaatacgtaaaataaattatatatacgtgtgtatatatatatatatatatatatatatatatatatattgtgtatTTTGAAGAGAAGAGGATCAGTGGAAACCAAatatttcattgtttttattgcATTGGTAGGAAAATGCTCACAGTCTTGTGATGAGCAACAATACAAAGAAAAAAGACCATTTTAACACtggaacaataaaaaataatacagtTACAACATTGCTCCGTTCATTTCCTTGACCTCAGTGCTGTACACTTATTTGCATTCCGTTACAagttgtacaaaataaaaatcaccagAATTGTCAAGAGTTTGTTATTCTGTAtcaaagcaattaaaaaaataaaagttccaaatctttttttttgtttgtttgcagacCATAGAAGGCAACGAGCCAAAAAGCACAGAAGTTGATACGCTAGATTGTAACCCAGTTGTGAGTCTTCGTCCTCCCCGGTGGGACTATTCGTCCATCCTGTGCAAAAGTTGTCGAGcgctgcaacattttttttttgtgtgtgtaaacgGGTGCATAGTCATGCGCGACGATGTTCACGTGTAGGTAACATGCATAAACGTACAGTCAGAATTCAAAGACCATTCAAAGATTAAAGACAACAGCGGAATTATTTACACGTGAACGAGAAGGAAGACTTTCATGGTGGTGACCTTCACGACATATTCCAGTTATACAAATTAACACTTTGTTTCACAgtcgaatctttttttttttagcgtcgGTGTCTCAATTTTGACAACACTGGGACAACGATAACACGTCTGTCTTATTTGGACATAAAGTAGAATATCGACAACACACCGCCAGACTGAACAACTTTTGACTAGCAAAACCGTTAACATTTCATACATGAATTTCATGCTGTAACAATGCAGTTTGTATGGCGCCATTTTGAATCTGAAAATCGGCATACGCTGTGCAAATTGACTTCTGCCTTTGAAGGTGATGTCCAACATACAAATAAATCGTGCGAAACAAATCAAGATGTAGTAGTAGCATGATGTTAGCATTTTGGTTAACAAGCTAACATTATTTTACGTATAGGACAGGTATATTGCTTAACTTTTGTTTATTTGACCAGACTATTCGGACGATAAGAGATTTTTGTAAAACCAATTCATATGAAAGCTAATATCAAATTGATTTTCCGTGTTTTCTTGCGGGGTAAACACAACGTTCAAATTATAAACCCTGTCAGCTGCGATGGTGTTTTCACACATTTGAAGTTATGACTAGCTTCTCCAAACTCAGCCCTTTTCTGTCATTGTACTCTTGACACCTATGGAACTTGAGTGGAACAGCAACAGCGCAGACGGCCCAGGTCTAGCTTTAGCACATCACTGGTTACCGGTGTCTTTTTCAGTCACAGGTGATTAGCTCGTACAGAATcagaatgtaaacaaaacactAGTAAAATGGTACAGTCCATGTCCAGCTTCAGGGAAAAGCTTGcggattacaaaaaaaaaaaagttaggtcAAAGCTAAAGTCTAAGCAGGAAGTAGACTTCTGGCTCTGATGAGAAGTGGGAGGAGTCTGAAGGAGGAAGTGAGTCATCGGTACAGTAACGATCTGAATGTTGATCGCCATTTCCGTAACGTGACGCTGTACAAGCTCCCTCGGGAAGTCCTCTGTCCTCCAGCTGGCCTAAATAACCTGCGATGTAAGAGCCAGTGGAGTGTCTGTTCACGGGTGAATTCTGTGAGGCTGGTTTATTCCGCAAAACAACCCCGCCTACAGCGGCGGTGCCGTTGACCACGCCGCTTGAGCGTGGCTTCAGTGCCTCCTGCTGTCTTTCGCGAGCGCGGCTGTTGATGTGGCGCACTCGGCTTTGGCTACGGGACGATAAGCGACGCGTGAGTGGTGGAGGGGAGTCGTCAATATCTCGGGAAGTCGAGGGGTCTGTGCTGGTTGTCCGCGAGGGTTCTTCATCGCGCCGAGGAGACTGACGCATGTCTCTTTCACTAACTTCAATCTCAAGATTGACCAGTTTACGCAACTGTTCTGTCAGCGGGTCACAAGACTGTGACTGGAAAGTACCGCCCCCCATGGTTCCCATTCTCTTTTGTCTCCTCATGTGTGGAGTGATGAAACTACGACTTATGATGTGGTATTTGCTCTGAAAGTTACATGATATGTCCTCAGATGTCAGATCCCCAAGAGATTTGGACTTACACGGAGTGCTGACCGTGGAATCCACGCTAATCGACTGGGGACGGGTCGATAAAGAGCGCGGGGTTGAAATCTTTGGAGCTTTGGTGTCGGAATGTACCTGGGACACGGTTACCTTTTGATTGCAAGAAAGCTTTGGAGTGGACGCTTGGATTTCACTTAGTTGCGAGACTGAAGGGGGTGCGGACTCTGACAAGTCACCAGAGTCCGTGTGACTGTACACCGTATCAAAATCAGAAGGCATTGAGTAAAGGCCTCGATCACTGAAGCTATTTCCTGACGGCACAGAGTGAAGATTTTCCGAAGAGGAGAATCCATTTTGCAAGCATCTTTCCTGCTCCCTGACTTGATATCCTTGTCTTCCCTTGTGAAAACTGTTGGGGATCTGGCTGCCTTGGAGAAAACCGTTTGGAACCGGGCTGTTGTTGAAGCTTCTCTGTTGTGTAAACTCTCGACTATAATGAAAGGGATTGCTTTGAGGACTCGGGTAGCCGTTGTGGCTTAGGGGTCGTGGTTTGGAAAATTTAGAGTCCACGGGTCTACGCATCGGAGAAAACTGAACACCGGATTGTTGATTCGGTCGTTGATACAAAGGTTTACTGTACGAGGAAGGACATGGTGTTGAAAATGTTGGGTATTGCTGAGGCTCACAAAATGGCAGAGGAAGTCGTTGTTGGGAGTATTTTGGAGTGGATTCGTTTTGGTAAATAGCACTCTGTTTTGAGGGACTACCGAGGGATTCCCATACTCGTCTCGATGAGGTTACGCTCACCTCCTTTGGATCCTCATCGACGTTCACCTCTACCTCTCCAAACGCATTGCTGACACGGTCATGGGACAGCTGAAAAGAATTGTTCAAAGGTGGACGCACGTATCGTTGAGTAGAACTCCTCTGTTGCTCCGTTATCGGTGCTGGTGGGTCAAACACTTCCTCGTACACACTTTCCTCTACCTCCTCTGAATCTCCATTCCTTTCGTCCCAACACTTATTGCGCTGGCTCCCTAAACCTTGAGCCCCTTTTACCGGAGAAGAAGCCAAGCTGCTTGACGATAGGCCGTTCAGAGTGTTTGCCTGATCGTGGACGGACTGATTTTTCTGGTTGTACGCCGATAAAGGGGGTGATGATAGCATCTCCTCATCGAGAATGGTATAGACCTCTTCAAGTTCAGCGGTTTCTGGACTGGAGAAAAGAGCAGGTCCGGTTGAGTCTGCCAGGTGAATGGTGGACGGTGAAAGGGTCGTTCTTGGAGTGCAGATTTGGGAAGTTCTTTGGTTCTCGTTTTCAGTGCTTTCAAATTGACCAATCAGAGCTGATATGGAGCCTCGTGAGTCTTGCTCGTTGCCTAAGGACATAGCATCAATGAGTCTGGAGATGGTGCTGTCATGGAGAGAGCTAGAACTTTTCAGATCATGGTCCATGTTGATAGAGGGAAGCGGGGTGACGGAAGAAGGGGCGGAGGAAGAGGACACAGAAGGTGCAACGGTGAACGCCGTGCTGATCGAAGAAGTTTCTAGTTTATCTGATCGACACTGTTTGTTGGTAGAAAGTGCTGAGTGTATCTTCGATTGGTTGACTCGATTATTACTTGCTTGGTAATTGACATAGTCGTCCTCATTTCTAATGTTATCATCACCGACAACCAGGTAAGAGGCCTCCTGTGGTTTATTGGGATTTTTGTTCCTCATCTTCGAGGGGGATTGGATGGTTTCTTGAATGGAAGTGGATGATTTCATGAGAAGATCCACAGAGGAAGACCTGGCTCTGTCAAACGAATAAGTTCCTGTGGAAACAGATGGTTGGACGTTAAGGGATATGAAATACAGAAATTGAATCGGTAGACTGCAAGCCATCAAGCCATCCAACAAGAGCAAAGACGACAATTAACAATCCAGCCAATACAACGTAAACCACAGACAAATGGATCACCAAGTACTGTGAGGGAGaagctggagaatgaagctttgGAGTCCATGTTTGCAAACATCATTTCAGGAAAAGAGATGATCAGATGGGGTTGGGATCAAATGGCACAGCCATATTGTTCTCATATCACTTTCAGTTGCCGCTTTTCCACCGCGTAGCACAGTCTCATCTTAGCTTATCTTATTTCAGTTTGGGGTATTCAAAATAGTGCCGAGGGAAAAACTGCAAAAAGCACATTGCTTCCAACGCGTCATGAGATGAACTactaaacaacaacaatgaaggATTGTAGTCGACCACAGAGACTCGTTATTTAAGACAAGACTGTGGGCAGAAAAAAATGGGCCGATGGGAAACTTTGAGGTCCAGTGTCTAAAGCTAAATCCagatgctaatgttagcatgtGCGCGTAGCACTGGCTTGAGGTTGCCTTTTGCTATCATCTTGGGACTCAAAACCTGTCCCCATACGAGAACTAGAACCAGGCAGTACCTGGTTCTGAGAGCTGAGTAGGCACCGTGCAGTGGAAAAGGGCTGAAATAGAATAACACTGGGAAGACGTAATACTGGCATGTTGTTCGAACGATGCAATCTTCAGACAAGAGGCACGTAAGTCTGATTTACCTGCAGGAACATCCTAGTCACTTCTCTACTATCAAGAAGCACAGCAAATGAAGATGGGACAGAAAAGGCATGTTAAGGCATCGTGGGGAGCAAGCTGCAGTCGCTCAGGTCACATCTTTTACAGCATATTTAAATTGATTTGTAGCAGAGTTAGCAGAAGAGCTGGATTCGAGATTTGTTAGATGAAGAAGTCCTTATGTTGCTTTCGGAAAATATCATGCAGTTTAGAGTACAGTCGAACTTCCAAAGTCAAGGTCAACTTCCAGTTGGTCTGTatttccaaatgtttttttctctaaCAGATAAGAATTCAAAAAGAGAGTTGATACCCACCAACGACGGCGTTTGCACCATCATGCTCTTTGTCTGAGGAGCACAGAGTTAGCTGTCCCTGCAGAAGCCTGTCTAAGGGCATAGAAATGGGTCTGTGGGTGAGGAGGGGCCGGGCCTGGGGCTTCTTTTCCGGCCCCGGCTCCTCCCCGATCGCCTCGACCCCGTTCTTGTGCTCAGACATGCAGGCCGTCGACTCGGAAAGCGACATCTTGGTTTTCTTGCGGCCCTTGGCTGGGGCGCTGGCCGTGCGACGAAGCAGGTGGTCGCTGATGGAGCGCTTCCGAAGACCCGCCGAGGTCGTATCCACCGAGGACTTGGAAGAACGGTGGAACAAACCGCGGATGCCTCGAAGTTGATttccctgggaaaaaaaaaaacagtgagctCGAGAAGAACGGTGCTGTTTTCAGAACGTGACATGCGTTTTTAGATACCACAGCAAAATATGGAGGAAGCCGTTGTGTGGGTTATGTAAGCATGcttacatgagaaaaaaaaatcttaggaGTGCTTTTTGAAGCTGGGGAAGAAGGCTTTTCACGTTTCCATATAAACGGCACTGACACAAATCGGCATGACCCAGAAATGTTCCGCCTTGGGAGGTAGAATCAGAGCCGTGACAGAAGTGTGAGGTTTAACACCTGATACTTGACACTTCACCGCATATTCAATTTCCTGGAAGCGAATTAAAAAATCgaaatgtgattttttatttCCTCGGTATTGCAATTCATGACAATTTATTTGGTTTTTCAAAATCTCTtaataatgacaaaataaacattttgttttatttttataaattgttttatttatttattattaataatatttatttatttaatattttattatttatttaagtcaCATTGATTCTATTTCACTTACACATGCACAGTTGTAGATTatcaataataaatatttcttattaataataattattaaataataaataaaagatgcacgtaaataaaaaaaatattctgttgCGGCTCTGATGTGGCAATTTTGCGTTTagtgtctcaagtcaagtcaggtcaagtcaagtttgtTTGTTTAGTGTCTCAAACACAAAGcgtatttttggggggggggttttgCATCCATGCATTTTCCTACAGTTCATGCAGCACCACACAGCTTTCACAAAAACATCCGGATGGATACCTTGCTGGATCCTAAAAAGTGCATTATGGTAAAGCTCGGATTCAGGACTAGAGGACTCCACTAGAAAGACAAAAGGATTGGCAGAGAAGCCGATAAGCGGTGGGTTGGCGAAAAGCTCTTTTCCTCAGGCCCGCTTGCAAAATATATTCCCGCGGGCATCAAGCGGTTCAACCGCAAAGTCAGACGAGGGCGGCGGGATACTCACTTTGCCGTAGACGTCGTGCACCGACACGTGCACAAAGATGGACGCCTCGGTCAGGCCCTCTAGGTAGACGTGTCTGTAACCTGGTGAGAGATTTTTTTCGAGTCAAAACCGACTTGACACAAAAACGCGGCCAAGGGCCGTGATAGCTGTCACGAAGTAAGAAGACATTTGTTCAGATGTGACAACGTGTCTTGTCGGGTCTGTCTAATTGGGTTCTATATCCGAGCCGGGCGATGGAATGTGCGCACGAACCGGGCATGAGGCTGCTGAAGGCAACCGTCCGCTGGCCGATGAAGTCTCGACCGATTGGGTCGTGATCCCACACCAGGAAGCGCACCAAGGCCACCTCGGCCATGTGCAGCGTGAAGGACAGCGTCTCTTCCCACACGGGGTTGAAACCTCGGGAGAGTCAAACAAGTCCATCCAAAATCAAGTGCTGTTCCGCTTTCTGATTTTTCTGATCAcaccgacattttttttttttttttacttaccatTGTCGTCAACAACGCGTGTTTGCTCCTTGCAGCAGTCGATGGGCAGACCGATAATCTCCACTTCCACAAATGGATCAATGATCTGAAAAAACAATGACAGTTTTTCAAGACTAGTGTGTCTAATCTattgcaatttttatttatttttccgtaCCTCTCCTCGGTCCCCTAGCATGGAATCCGGCGGTTTGGGCAAATGCTGTCCGCTAATGACCTTAAGAACGAGCTGCTTCTTGGGGCATGCCGGAAGTGGGTCATCGCTAAATGGGTTGAAAGTGCCTGCAGGGAATGTGAAACATCACAGCTTTGATGTGAACGTTATCACTCAATAGCACtgctgaggctttttttttttttttcctcttgggtTAAATACAGAAAGCATACACACAAAATACACGACGGCAAAGTTACGAGGCAGTAAATGCCCCATCATGAACCAGTCACCCAAGGTTAAGCACCCCTCTGCTTTGTTGTCAAATGAAGATTAAAGGAAACATTAAGTGTTATTTCCCACTGTAAACTACCCATTAAATCCCCTTAATGACATTTTAAGTAGAGTTGCGGCGAGTCTATGTCACTTACATATGCAGAGTTGTAGAAAAGTCAAGATAGAGTAAGATTGGACTTAAATTATAATCATGGAAACTTTTgcttctgttttcttttttggtttTAGTCTGATGGTTTTGTGactcggatggatggatggatggatggatggatggatggatggatggatggatggatggatggatggatggatggatggatggatggatggatggatggatggatggatggatggatggatggatggatggatggatggatggatggatg harbors:
- the plch1 gene encoding 1-phosphatidylinositol 4,5-bisphosphate phosphodiesterase eta-1 isoform X3; amino-acid sequence: MSAWVVNRKGEPQYRRHFLTNNSVSQVERCMSVMQSGTQMVKLKAASKGLVRLFYLDEHRSCIRWKPSRKSEKAKITIDSLYKVTEGVQSDIFHRHPEGSLDPACCFTVYHGNHMESLDLVTSNSDEARTWVTGLRYLMAGISDEDSLAKRQRTHDQWMKQTFEEADKNGDGLLNIDEIYQLLHKLNVNLPRRKVKQMFQEADTDDQQGTLTYDEFAVFYRMMSMRRDLFLLMMAYSDRKDHLTADELANMLRSEQKMVNVTPEYVAEIIDKFEISDENKQNSVMGIEGFTSFMRSPTCDIFNPLHNEVNQDMDQPLCNYFIASSHNTYLTGDQLLSHSKTDMYAWVLQSGCRCVEVDCWDGPDGEPMVQHGYTLTSKITFKSVIETINKYAFVNNQYPVLLSIENHCSIQQQKKIAQYLREVFGDKLDVGHVLTRESKMLPSPQSLQGKILIKGKRLPAYLSADAEEGEVSDDDSADEIEDDFKLKNSNGNGQHHQVESHIRKKLDSLLKESRIGDKEDTDSFSIRALLRATHQGLQKNLRQSSRGVLKKSQSRSFITTLKQKRHSKSRLTCQSGEKEEDEQETSTRDNGGQFNRGGRKRKTMKLSRDLSNLVVFTNSVASQECLNEGTPGDVLSFSETRAQSLVNHRAEHFLAFNQRQLSRIYPSAYRIDSSNFNPQFYWNVGCQLVALNYQTEGRMMQLNRAKFMVNGGSGYVLKPPPMCKGTFNPFSDDPLPACPKKQLVLKVISGQHLPKPPDSMLGDRGEIIDPFVEVEIIGLPIDCCKEQTRVVDDNGFNPVWEETLSFTLHMAEVALVRFLVWDHDPIGRDFIGQRTVAFSSLMPGYRHVYLEGLTEASIFVHVSVHDVYGKWSPLVLNPSFTIMHFLGSSKGNQLRGIRGLFHRSSKSSVDTTSAGLRKRSISDHLLRRTASAPAKGRKKTKMSLSESTACMSEHKNGVEAIGEEPGPEKKPQARPLLTHRPISMPLDRLLQGQLTLCSSDKEHDGANAVVGTYSFDRARSSSVDLLMKSSTSIQETIQSPSKMRNKNPNKPQEASYLVVGDDNIRNEDDYVNYQASNNRVNQSKIHSALSTNKQCRSDKLETSSISTAFTVAPSVSSSSAPSSVTPLPSINMDHDLKSSSSLHDSTISRLIDAMSLGNEQDSRGSISALIGQFESTENENQRTSQICTPRTTLSPSTIHLADSTGPALFSSPETAELEEVYTILDEEMLSSPPLSAYNQKNQSVHDQANTLNGLSSSSLASSPVKGAQGLGSQRNKCWDERNGDSEEVEESVYEEVFDPPAPITEQQRSSTQRYVRPPLNNSFQLSHDRVSNAFGEVEVNVDEDPKEVSVTSSRRVWESLGSPSKQSAIYQNESTPKYSQQRLPLPFCEPQQYPTFSTPCPSSYSKPLYQRPNQQSGVQFSPMRRPVDSKFSKPRPLSHNGYPSPQSNPFHYSREFTQQRSFNNSPVPNGFLQGSQIPNSFHKGRQGYQVREQERCLQNGFSSSENLHSVPSGNSFSDRGLYSMPSDFDTVYSHTDSGDLSESAPPSVSQLSEIQASTPKLSCNQKVTVSQVHSDTKAPKISTPRSLSTRPQSISVDSTVSTPCKSKSLGDLTSEDISCNFQSKYHIISRSFITPHMRRQKRMGTMGGGTFQSQSCDPLTEQLRKLVNLEIEVSERDMRQSPRRDEEPSRTTSTDPSTSRDIDDSPPPLTRRLSSRSQSRVRHINSRARERQQEALKPRSSGVVNGTAAVGGVVLRNKPASQNSPVNRHSTGSYIAGYLGQLEDRGLPEGACTASRYGNGDQHSDRYCTDDSLPPSDSSHFSSEPEVYFLLRL
- the plch1 gene encoding 1-phosphatidylinositol 4,5-bisphosphate phosphodiesterase eta-1 isoform X7 yields the protein MSAWVVNRKGEPQYRRHFLTNNSVSQVERCMSVMQSGTQMVKLKAASKGLVRLFYLDEHRSCIRWKPSRKSEKAKITIDSLYKVTEGVQSDIFHRHPEGSLDPACCFTVYHGNHMESLDLVTSNSDEARTWVTGLRYLMAGISDEDSLAKRQRTHDQWMKQTFEEADKNGDGLLNIDEIYQLLHKLNVNLPRRKVKQMFQEADTDDQQGTLTYDEFAVFYRMMSMRRDLFLLMMAYSDRKDHLTADELANMLRSEQKMVNVTPEYVAEIIDKFEISDENKQNSVMGIEGFTSFMRSPTCDIFNPLHNEVNQDMDQPLCNYFIASSHNTYLTGDQLLSHSKTDMYAWVLQSGCRCVEVDCWDGPDGEPMVQHGYTLTSKITFKSVIETINKYAFVNNQYPVLLSIENHCSIQQQKKIAQYLREVFGDKLDVGHVLTRESKMLPSPQSLQGKILIKGKRLPAYLSADAEEGEVSDDDSADEIEDDFKLKNSNGNGQHHQVESHIRKKLDSLLKESRIGDKEDTDSFSIRALLRATHQGLQKNLRQSSRGVLKKSQSRSFITTLKQKRHSKSRLTCQSGEKEEDEQETSTRDNGGQFNRGGRKRKTMKLSRDLSNLVVFTNSVASQECLNEGTPGDVLSFSETRAQSLVNHRAEHFLAFNQRQLSRIYPSAYRIDSSNFNPQFYWNVGCQLVALNYQTEGRMMQLNRAKFMVNGGSGYVLKPPPMCKGTFNPFSDDPLPACPKKQLVLKVISGQHLPKPPDSMLGDRGEIIDPFVEVEIIGLPIDCCKEQTRVVDDNGFNPVWEETLSFTLHMAEVALVRFLVWDHDPIGRDFIGQRTVAFSSLMPGYRHVYLEGLTEASIFVHVSVHDVYGKGNQLRGIRGLFHRSSKSSVDTTSAGLRKRSISDHLLRRTASAPAKGRKKTKMSLSESTACMSEHKNGVEAIGEEPGPEKKPQARPLLTHRPISMPLDRLLQGQLTLCSSDKEHDGANAVVGTYSFDRARSSSVDLLMKSSTSIQETIQSPSKMRNKNPNKPQEASYLVVGDDNIRNEDDYVNYQASNNRVNQSKIHSALSTNKQCRSDKLETSSISTAFTVAPSVSSSSAPSSVTPLPSINMDHDLKSSSSLHDSTISRLIDAMSLGNEQDSRGSISALIGQFESTENENQRTSQICTPRTTLSPSTIHLADSTGPALFSSPETAELEEVYTILDEEMLSSPPLSAYNQKNQSVHDQANTLNGLSSSSLASSPVKGAQGLGSQRNKCWDERNGDSEEVEESVYEEVFDPPAPITEQQRSSTQRYVRPPLNNSFQLSHDRVSNAFGEVEVNVDEDPKEVSVTSSRRVWESLGSPSKQSAIYQNESTPKYSQQRLPLPFCEPQQYPTFSTPCPSSYSKPLYQRPNQQSGVQFSPMRRPVDSKFSKPRPLSHNGYPSPQSNPFHYSREFTQQRSFNNSPVPNGFLQGSQIPNSFHKGRQGYQVREQERCLQNGFSSSENLHSVPSGNSFSDRGLYSMPSDFDTVYSHTDSGDLSESAPPSVSQLSEIQASTPKLSCNQKVTVSQVHSDTKAPKISTPRSLSTRPQSISVDSTVSTPCKSKSLGDLTSEDISCNFQSKYHIISRSFITPHMRRQKRMGTMGGGTFQSQSCDPLTEQLRKLVNLEIEVSERDMRQSPRRDEEPSRTTSTDPSTSRDIDDSPPPLTRRLSSRSQSRVRHINSRARERQQEALKPRSSGVVNGTAAVGGVVLRNKPASQNSPVNRHSTGSYIAGYLGQLEDRGLPEGACTASRYGNGDQHSDRYCTDDSLPPSDSSHFSSEPEVYFLLRL